The genomic window ATCCGCCCGCTCGACCCCGCGGACGAAAACCGCTGGCGTTACCTCTTCCGCGAGTACCGCGAGTTCTACAAGCTGCCCGAGTCCGAGGACGTCGTGTCCCGGGCGTGGGGATGGTTCATGGATCCCCGGCACGAATGCAAGGCACTCGTCGCGGAAGCCGACGGCGAGATCCTCGGGTTCGCGCACCATCGTCGTTTCTCGTCGCCCTACACCGGCACCACCGGCCTGTTCCTCGACGACCTGTTCACCGATCCGGCGGTTCGCGGCCGGGGCGTCGGGCGTGCTCTGATCGGGCGTCTCACCGAGATGGCCGCCGCGGAGGGGCGTGCCGTCGTGCAGTGGGTGACCGCCGACGACAACCTGCAGGCCCAGGCGCTCTACGATACCCTCGCCACGCGCACGAACTGGGTCACCTACGAGGCCGGGCCCGCGGGGAAGTGAGCGTCGCACCGTGACGGCGCCGGCGCCTCGCTCAGCGTCCGCTGGGTGACGAACCGGCGCGCCACCCCGGACAGGGGATCGGTGAATTCCAGTTCCCGCGCGAGCAATTGGAGCGGAAGCGTGTGGTCGTCGGGCATCTCGGGCAGAAGGTCCGGGTACCAGGTGTCGCCGAGGATGCCGATGCCGAGCGCCGACAGGTGCACCCGCAGTTGATGCATCCGGCCGGTGTGGGGGCGCAGGAACGTGTGCAACACAGCACGTCCCGAAGCACTCACACCGGTCGCATGCACCGCGATCGACGTCTCGGAGTTGGGTTCGCGGGTGTCGTCGACGACCACCCGCAGCTCACCGCGCCGGGCCTCGATGTGATTGCGGTACACGACCGGAACCGGACGGCCGGCGAGCGTCGGGGCCTCCGGATCCCAGCCGTCCGGCAGCGCCGACACCGCCTCGTACACCTTCGTGACCCGACGCTTCTCGAACAGCGACTGGTAGGCGCCGCGGGTCGCGGGGCGGGCCGAGAACATCACCAGACCGGCCGTCGCTCGATCGAGACGGTGGATCGGCGTCAGATCCGGATTGTCGAGCCGGACCCGCAACCGGACCAGCGCCGACTGCTGTAGATACCGTCCCCCCGGAGTTGTCGGCAGGAAATGCGGCTTGTCGACCACCACCAGGTCGTCGTCGACGTGCAGGATCTCCTCGTGGAACGGCACCGGCTCCTCCACCGGCAGATCCCGGTAGTACCAGACGAACACGTGTGCACCCAGCGGTGTCCCACGTCCGACCGGTGCACCGTCGGCGCCCACGATCTCACCGGCATCGAACCGTCGCAGCAGATCGTCGGCATCCAGATGATCGAACCGGGACACCACGTACTCGGCGATCGTGGCCCACGGCCCCGACGTCGGCACCCGCAGTCGTGTCGGCCCGACCCCGTTCCGGACGGGTAGCGGTGAAGGCATCGGCACGCGGGTCATCATCCCACCGGCGCGTACTCCCACTCGAGGCGGCCGTCGACCACGGACGGAACCCAGCCCCCGTCGAACGGGGCACCGGATTCGAAGCTGTTCGCCAGATCCGTCAGCATCGCGCTCAACGACGCCCAACGCGGACCGACATCGTCGGTGTCGACCTTCTCGAACTCGGTGACACACCCGTGGAGCGGGCCGGGTCGAGTGTCGACGACGAGTAGATAACCGTCCAGCCCGGCGAAGGGAACGAACGCGGGGTGATAAGTGCCGGCCCCCGAGCCGGCGGCACTGTCCGGGTCGGGGGCGCCGAAGTCCTCGTCGAACTCGCCCCAGATGTCGAGTTCCATGGCCCGCTCGTCGATCACCCGATCCAAGGGGAGCAGTTGGTGCCGTGGCAGCAGCTGCACGTGGTCGCCGTCCGGCAATCCGTTGGCGAGGCCGAAGAATTCGACCAACTCGTCCGGCCACGCGACACCGGTGGCCGTGATCGCCGCATCGATGTCGGTCCTCGGCGCACCCGAGAACTCGACACCGTCGATGTTGGTGCGCAGCCAACGGCTGATCCGCTCCCACTGGTCGCTGACCGATCCGGCCGGTGTTGCATGCATCGTCGTCACTGATGTGTCCCTCCCGTGATGGTGATGCCGCCGACCCTAGGCACCGGTACCGACAGAACCGGCTCGCCGCGGGCTGTTACTGGGGTAAACGTCGGGTGATATTCGCAGTAACAGCCCGCATCGGCGGGGAGATGGAGAAGATGATCCGACAACCTCCCCAGCAGACTCGAGGAACACCATGCGCATCTCCCACACCGTGCGTATCGCCCTGCCCGTGCTCGGCGCAGTCGTCGTGCTCACCTCCTGCTCGGGGGCCGATGAACCGACCGCATCGACGACCACCACGATCACGACCACCACGACCAGCGCGCGTCCGACGACCACGAGCACCTCGACCGCGGTGGCTGTGAGTGAACAGTCCGCGCAGGACAGCACGGCCGCACTCGCGGCGCTCGAGGCACTGCCGGTCAAGGGCCGCGCCCCGAAGACCGGCTACGACCGGGCCCTGTTCGGGTCGGCCTGGACGGACGATGTCAGCGTTGCCGGCGGCCACAACGGCTGCGACACCCGCAACGACATCCTCCGCCGGGACCTCGCGAACATCACGCTCGCGCCCGGTTCGAACAACTGCACCGTCCTCACCGGCACCCTGGACGACGCCTACACCGGCAAGACCATCGAGTTCACCCGCGGCGAGGGCACGTCCAACGCGGTGCAGATCGACCATGTCGTCGCACTGTCCGACGCGTGGCAGAAGGGTGCGCAGCAACTCGACGAGCAGACCCGGCGCAACTTCGCCAACGACCCGCGCAACCTGCAGGCCGTCGACGGCCCCGCCAATCAGCAGAAGGGTGACGGTGACGCCGCGACCTGGCTGCCGTCGAACAAGGCGTACCGGTGCACGTACGTGTCCCGTCAGGTCGACGTGAAAACCGCCTACGGACTGTGGGTGACGCAGGCCGAAAAAGATGCCATTGCAAGGGTGTTGGGTGACTGCGGGGGTGTCGCACCGGCCGCCACGACGTTGACCGTCGCACCGGTCGTGGGTCAGCCCACGACTATCGATCCACCGGCCGCCCCGGCCCCCGTCCGCCAGGAACCGGCGCCCGCTCCGGTCCCTGCTCCCGCTCCCGCACCGGCGCCCGCTCCGGCGCCTGCTCCGGCTCCCGCCCCCGCTCCTGCTCCTGCGCCGTCCGGTGGCGGCAACGTCTACTACAAGAACTGTGCTGCCGCCCGCGCCGCCGGTGCGGCACCGATCTACGCGGGCGAGCCCGGCTACAGCAGCAAACTCGACCGCGACGGTGACGGTGTCGCCTGCGAGTAGGAGTCGGTCCGAGCATCCCGACCGACAGTCCTGTCGGTCGTGATGGAACTCGCGTGATTCGAACCCTTGAACGTGCAGGTCGGCGGGGTGGCGACGGCATGTCGCGGTGCGGTTGCCGTTGACGCGGACGGTGCGGTCTTTCAGGATTTCGGCCATGACCTTCCCCGCCGACTTCTGGGTGTCCCGGTACGCCGTCGTGGCGTGCGGGGTGTGTGCCGTCTGTCCGCGTTCCTGTTGAGCGTTGTCGGCGCGCCACATGTTTTCGTGGCGACTTGTACCGAGCGCCTTCGTATTCCGGCCTGACGTCGGATTCTTCTGCATCCTTCACGCACGTATCGGAGGTTCCCATGCGTCGTTCGACGCGTACCCGTTTCGCCTTTCTCGCCCTAGCCGCAGTGTCCGCTGCGGCACTCACCGCCTGCAGTAGTTCGCAGGCCTCGGAGCCGTCCGAGTTCGCCGGCAACCCGGATGCCGGTGTCACACTCCGGATCGGGGACCAGGTGAAGAGCACCCAGTCCCTCCTCGAAGCGGCCGGTGCTCTCGACGATCTCGACTACCGGATCGAATGGTCGACATTCGAGGCCGGTCCGCCGCTGCTGGAAGCGTTGGGGGCCGACAAGATCGATGCCGGTGCCACCGGTGATGTGCCGCCGGTGTTCGCGCAGGCGAACGGCAATCCGGGCCGGATCGTCGCGGTGCAGGCCCGCACCGGGGCCAACGATTTCCTGCTGGTGCCGGGTGGTTCCCCGGCTGCGTCGATCCGTGACCTGCAGGGCAAGCGGATCGCTGTCACCCAGGGATCCAGCTCGCACGGTTTCGTGCTGGGACTGCTCGAGCAGGCCGGGTTGCCGGTCGATGCTGTCCGTCTCCAATTCCTCAGCGCTGCAGATGCACTCGCGGCATTCACGGCCGGCCAGGTCGATGCGTGGGCGGTCTGGAATCCGTACTCCACGATCGGGACGAAGACGGCCGGCGCCCGGATCGTGGTGGACGGCAGCGAGGTCACCACGGGCCAGTCCTACTTCTCGGCGGCAGCAGGCGCGCTGGCCGACCCGAAGAAGTCCGCGGCGCTCGACGACTTCTTCGAGCGTCTCGCCCGCGCCCAGGCCTGGGCCGACGCACACCCCGACGCATGGGTGCCGATCTTCGCGAAGCTGACGAAGCTTCCCGAGGAGGTGGCTGCTGCCGCGTTCGACACCTCGAAGGGGCGCTACGTGCCGATCGACGACGATCGAATCGCCAAGCAGCAGAAGCTGATCGATCTCTTCGTTCAGGCCGGAGTGCTGACGTCGGCGCCGGTGGCCGCGGACTGGTTCGATCCACGATTCGACGATGCGATCGAGCGGGGATCGAAATGACCGCGACCTTGACGAAACCGTCGACCGAGGTCCGACCGTCGACGAAACCTGAAGCGAGACAGAAGGCTCGGCGGCCTGCGCGGCCGGCGCTGCGACTGCTCTCGCCGATCGCGCTCCTGGTCCTGTGGCAGGTGCTCAGCAGTGCCGGCGTCCTGTCCGAGCAGACACTGGCGTCGCCGGCGCAGGTGCTCGCGGCGGCCACGGAACTGTGGTCGGACGGCAGCCTGCAGGACGCCCTGGCGGTGTCGGTGCAGCGAGTGCTGCTCGGTGTCGCGCTGGGAGTGAGTGCGGCCGTCGTGCTGGGCGGGCTGGCCGGGTTCTCGCGGATCGTCGAACTCGCGATCGACCCGCCGATCCAGATGTTGCGGACGGTGCCGTTCCTCGGCCTGATCCCGCTGTTCGTGATCTGGTTCGGGATCGGGGAGCAGCCCAAAGTGTTCCTGGTGGCGCTCGGCGTGATGTTTCCGCTCTACCTCAACCTGTTCGCCGGCATCCGCAGCATCGACGGCAAACTCGTCGAGGCGGCCGAGACCCTGGGGTTGAACAAGTTTCGGTTGGCCGTCCACGTCGTCCTGCCCGGGGCGCTGCCGCAGGCACTGACAGGGCTGCGGATGTCGCTCGGCGTCGCGTGGCTTGCACTGATCGTCGCCGAACAGATCAACGCCGACGCCGGACTCGGCTATCTGATCAACAACGCCCGTATCTATTTCCGCATCGACATCGTCATCTTCGGCCTGCTCGTCTACGCGTTCCTCGGACTCGCGACCGACGCGTTGGTGCGGGCCCTCGAAGGGAGGCTTCTGGCATGGCGCACAACGTATCGCGGGGCGTGACCACACCCGTCGTCACAGCACACGGAGTTCGACGTGTCTTCGGTGCGGACGTGGTTCTCGACAGTATCGACCTGACGTTGCGGCGGGGAGAGATCGTGGCACTCGTGGGGCGCAGCGGCTCCGGTAAGTCGACGCTGCTGCGTGCCGTCGCGGGCCTCGACCGCGGTCACGGCGGACGCATCGACGTCGACGGTTCGATCGCCGTCGCATTCCAGGAACCGCGGCTGCTGCCGTGGAAACGGGTGCACCGCAACGTGTCCCTCGGTCTCGACGGCGCCGGGGGAAAGGAACGAGCGATCGAGGCGTTGGGTGAGGTGAACCTGGCACACCGGGTCGACGCGTGGCCGCTGACCCTGTCCGGCGGGGAGGCGCAGCGGGTGTCGCTCGCCCGCGCCCTCGTCCGCGAACCCGATCTGCTGCTGCTCGACGAGCCGTTCGGTGCGCTCGACGCCCTCACCCGGATCACCGCCTACGAGTTGCTGATCCGGCTGTGGCAGCGACACGGATTCGCGGTCCTGCTGGTGACACACGACGTGGAGGAGGCGGTGCTCCTGGCCGACCGGATCCTGGTCCTCGCCGACGGCCGGATCGCCCACGACGTCGCCGTCGACGCGCCACGACCCCGGCAGCGATCGGATCCGCGGGTCGTCGACCTCCGCACGCTCGTCCTCACTCACCTCGGCGTTCTCGAAAGGACACCCGCATGACACTGCACTTCCACTGGTTTCTGCCCACCTCCGGTGACGGACGCGAGGTGGTCGGCGCGCTCGGGTCCGGGGCGGCATCGGGGCGGGCGACGCAGTCCCGCCCGGCCTCGCTGGACTACCTGACCCTGGTCGCGAAGACCGCCGAACAACTCGGCTAC from Prescottella sp. R16 includes these protein-coding regions:
- a CDS encoding GNAT family N-acetyltransferase, whose translation is MATITPPTIRPLDPADENRWRYLFREYREFYKLPESEDVVSRAWGWFMDPRHECKALVAEADGEILGFAHHRRFSSPYTGTTGLFLDDLFTDPAVRGRGVGRALIGRLTEMAAAEGRAVVQWVTADDNLQAQALYDTLATRTNWVTYEAGPAGK
- a CDS encoding pseudouridine synthase, which gives rise to MMTRVPMPSPLPVRNGVGPTRLRVPTSGPWATIAEYVVSRFDHLDADDLLRRFDAGEIVGADGAPVGRGTPLGAHVFVWYYRDLPVEEPVPFHEEILHVDDDLVVVDKPHFLPTTPGGRYLQQSALVRLRVRLDNPDLTPIHRLDRATAGLVMFSARPATRGAYQSLFEKRRVTKVYEAVSALPDGWDPEAPTLAGRPVPVVYRNHIEARRGELRVVVDDTREPNSETSIAVHATGVSASGRAVLHTFLRPHTGRMHQLRVHLSALGIGILGDTWYPDLLPEMPDDHTLPLQLLARELEFTDPLSGVARRFVTQRTLSEAPAPSRCDAHFPAGPAS
- a CDS encoding SMI1/KNR4 family protein, with amino-acid sequence MHATPAGSVSDQWERISRWLRTNIDGVEFSGAPRTDIDAAITATGVAWPDELVEFFGLANGLPDGDHVQLLPRHQLLPLDRVIDERAMELDIWGEFDEDFGAPDPDSAAGSGAGTYHPAFVPFAGLDGYLLVVDTRPGPLHGCVTEFEKVDTDDVGPRWASLSAMLTDLANSFESGAPFDGGWVPSVVDGRLEWEYAPVG
- a CDS encoding DUF1524 domain-containing protein; this translates as MRISHTVRIALPVLGAVVVLTSCSGADEPTASTTTTITTTTTSARPTTTSTSTAVAVSEQSAQDSTAALAALEALPVKGRAPKTGYDRALFGSAWTDDVSVAGGHNGCDTRNDILRRDLANITLAPGSNNCTVLTGTLDDAYTGKTIEFTRGEGTSNAVQIDHVVALSDAWQKGAQQLDEQTRRNFANDPRNLQAVDGPANQQKGDGDAATWLPSNKAYRCTYVSRQVDVKTAYGLWVTQAEKDAIARVLGDCGGVAPAATTLTVAPVVGQPTTIDPPAAPAPVRQEPAPAPVPAPAPAPAPAPAPAPAPAPAPAPAPSGGGNVYYKNCAAARAAGAAPIYAGEPGYSSKLDRDGDGVACE
- a CDS encoding ABC transporter substrate-binding protein, with the translated sequence MSAAALTACSSSQASEPSEFAGNPDAGVTLRIGDQVKSTQSLLEAAGALDDLDYRIEWSTFEAGPPLLEALGADKIDAGATGDVPPVFAQANGNPGRIVAVQARTGANDFLLVPGGSPAASIRDLQGKRIAVTQGSSSHGFVLGLLEQAGLPVDAVRLQFLSAADALAAFTAGQVDAWAVWNPYSTIGTKTAGARIVVDGSEVTTGQSYFSAAAGALADPKKSAALDDFFERLARAQAWADAHPDAWVPIFAKLTKLPEEVAAAAFDTSKGRYVPIDDDRIAKQQKLIDLFVQAGVLTSAPVAADWFDPRFDDAIERGSK
- a CDS encoding ABC transporter permease, whose amino-acid sequence is MTATLTKPSTEVRPSTKPEARQKARRPARPALRLLSPIALLVLWQVLSSAGVLSEQTLASPAQVLAAATELWSDGSLQDALAVSVQRVLLGVALGVSAAVVLGGLAGFSRIVELAIDPPIQMLRTVPFLGLIPLFVIWFGIGEQPKVFLVALGVMFPLYLNLFAGIRSIDGKLVEAAETLGLNKFRLAVHVVLPGALPQALTGLRMSLGVAWLALIVAEQINADAGLGYLINNARIYFRIDIVIFGLLVYAFLGLATDALVRALEGRLLAWRTTYRGA
- a CDS encoding ABC transporter ATP-binding protein, encoding MAHNVSRGVTTPVVTAHGVRRVFGADVVLDSIDLTLRRGEIVALVGRSGSGKSTLLRAVAGLDRGHGGRIDVDGSIAVAFQEPRLLPWKRVHRNVSLGLDGAGGKERAIEALGEVNLAHRVDAWPLTLSGGEAQRVSLARALVREPDLLLLDEPFGALDALTRITAYELLIRLWQRHGFAVLLVTHDVEEAVLLADRILVLADGRIAHDVAVDAPRPRQRSDPRVVDLRTLVLTHLGVLERTPA